ATTCAAAGAATATTTAGAGATAAACTTTTCATGGGGTAAAACTTGTTAAACGTATAGAGCAAAAAGGATTCAAAAGTTCAAGATCACTCATTTTCAAGgtcattagttataattttctaaaCTTTACCCATTATTctataaattttaagaaaaaagttTAAAGGCCTTTTAATATATTTTGACTTTAAACCACCTAGTGCATTGAGCCGCCCTCAGCATTCTAGGCCTTATACATTTCAACATTCTAGGCCTTATACATTTCAAACTGCATTATTCTTTTGCGAAGTTTTGACAAAAATTCCCAAGACTGATATATGAATCTATTTCTCATCCTTGTACAAGTCCACACGGTTCGGTTAACGGGGTGCCAAAGTATACGAGTATATGACCATCCTTCCTACTTTTCAATTCAGACCAAAGACATTGTCAAGGCAACTGCATCATGTAAACTGAAAAAACCGTTTGACAAGTACagaaaatatacttatatatagtgGTTAATTTATCACAGCAAGATATCTTTTTAGCTAAGTAGAAAAAAACATGAGTAATTTTAAGCCCTTCCCCATGATAATCTTCATCCTCGAGGCCTTTCTTTTTATCTCCTTTGTAACTGTCAAAGCAACTGCAAATGAAACAATAGAAATAGGTGCAATTATTGACATAAATTCCCGTATTGGGAAGGAACAGAAAACTGCCATAGATATAGCAGTAAAGAATTATAACCATGACAAAAGAAAGAACAAGCAGCTTATAACAGTTCATTTTAGGAACACCAGCAAGGATACAATTCAGGTCTTTTTCACAGGTTTGATAATTGGCTTTTCTTTTGACATTTATCAACTTGCTGTATCTCTATCAAGTCTAAGGCATAATTTCCATAAGAATTTAAGTTTATATACTGACGGTCTAAATATGGTTCGGAGAATAAATAATGCATGGATTATTGTTATATGGTGAATAAATAGTACAATGATTGTTTTTAGGGATTACCTATCATAAAGGCATTTTGTCGTTAGATACTCTAGTGCTATTGCTAATACACGTATTAGTACTTATTCCGCCTTCTATCATGTTTAAAATAATACATTGATTCTTGTATAATTTATACCTGTATTAGTTACAATTTATACTTGTATTAGTTATGCAACATTTGGTTTCAGTTATAAAATCCGTATACTTATGCGGATTTAATAGGGAAACCATACATCGTATAAAGATGCACGGAGATTAACAGGTAATGTGGGGTTTTCTACTTCATACCATTCGCTGTATAGAACAATACAGATTTTTATAGCACGATTGCTTTTGCTTATACTTTGATTTTTAACATGTTACTAATTAATGTTTGCCATAGAGATTTAGAtgatttataaatattttttgaactgTTAGTGCATAGAACTTAAACTCATTTCATAATTGTTATTACAACTGTGGTGCAGCTGAAGAGCTTGTTGAACAAAACCATGTAAAAATGATAGTTAGTGGCATGCAAACTTGGGAAGAAACAGCTTTAGTTGCTGATATTGGGAAAAGGCGTCATGTTCCAGTTATCTCTTCTGTTATAGCTTCCTACACACCAGAATTTGTGCAGCTTAAATGGCCTTTCTTGGTGCAAATGACTTCAAGCAGCTTGGACCAAATAAATTGTACAGCTAGAATAGTTAGTTCCTACCAATGGAGGAAAGTCATAGTAATTTATGAAGATGACATGTATGATTCGAGTATGCTTGCAGTTTTAACTGAAACACTTAGAAATCATGGTACAGAAATAGAGCATCAACTAATTCTTCCACAATTATCTTCTCTATCTGATCCAAGGGAGGTTGTTCGACGAGAGGTTGTCAAGTTACTAAGGAAACAATCAAGGGTGTTTATCGTTCTTCGTGCATCAATATCCACTGCCATTCATCTGTTTAAACAAGCCAAGGAGATTGGACTTATGGGAAGAGATTCAGCTTGGATACTTGCTGATTCTCTTGCTGATCTCTTGGATTCTGCTGACACATCCTTTATTTCATCTATCCAAGGAGCTTTAGGAATCAAAAATCACTATGCAGAAGAAACTAAGTCTTTTCAAGATTTTAAAGGTCAATTCCAAAAGATTTTCCAGTCTGATTATCCTACGGAAGATCACTCGGAGCCTGGAATTCATGCTCTAAAAGCATATGACAGTATCGCAGCTTTTACTAAGGCTGTGAACACTTTGGGTCCAAAGAGTTTCAATGACTCAGTGTTGCTGAAAAACAGAATTCTTTCCAGCAATTTCACAGGTTTGAGTGGCCATGTTAGTTTTGTCAATGGAGCGCTGCCACACCCTCCAACATTTAGGATTGTAAATGTCGATGGGAACAGGTATAAAGGACTTGGATTTTGGTCATCAAAGTTTGGATTCTCGGAAGTTCTTGAAGCTGAAAATGGGGAGAGAATAGGGATTAATGGTTCCCGTACCATGAAGTCTAGTATGGTAAAATGGCCGGGAGAATTGAAACGTGTCCCAAAAGGGTGGGCGATGCCTACTGATTCAAAACCATTGATTATTGGTGTTCCGGGAAGAACATCTTTTGAGAAATTTGTGAAGGTTGAAACTGTGGCTGAGACAAATGAAAAGAAGTATAGTGGTTTCTGTATTGATCTTTTCAAAGAAGTACTTAAAATTTTGGAGCAAAATTATTCACTACCTTATGAATTTGAACCATATAATGGCTCATATCCTGATTTGGTTCAGCAAGTGATTAATGGGGTAAGCGTTCTCTCTCTGATATCCTCAACATCGTCAGTTTTTCTTCTTGTCACCTACTTTTCTACCATTTAGTACTTGAGGCTTTGCTTTGGACTCGtgtaattttttcatgttttgatATTTATCCTTCTGTCAGAGCTATGATGCCATCGTTGGAGACATGACAATATTAGCTGAAAGAACAAAATATGTGGAATTCACACAGCCATTTGCAGAGTCAGGGTTGAGCATGGTGGTTCCAGTGAAGTTTGATAGATCCGAGAAGGCATTGATGTTCTTGAAGCCTTTCACTGCAAACATGTGGATAGCAACAGGTGCTGTCTTAGTTTACACAATGATTGTAGTTTGGTTCATGGAGCATCAGTCCAATCCTGAATTTAGAGGCCGGTGGAAAGATCAACTCGGAACTGCAATGTGGTTTACATTCTCTTCACTGTTTTTTGCTCACCGTAAGTATTGCTATCCATCATAATGATTTGAAATCAAACAACTTGTAATTTGTAAGGCTAAATGAAGTGTCGGTGAAATGTTGGTTTCTTCGATAAGGTTATAATGTATTAAGCTTATTAGCTTTGTTTAAACAGTAAAACTTGCAGGAAGCTACTAACACTTCTTACTTTGGCTGATAATCAGGGGAGAATATCAAGAGCAATTACACAAAGATTGTAGTCATAGTTTGGTTTTTCCTGGTCTTCGTGTTGACCTCGAGTTATACAGCTTCTCTGACTTCAATGCTGACTGTTTCAAGACTGGAACCAAGTGTGAAAGATATAAAATGGATAAAGAGAACAAACGCAACCGTTGGATGTGATGGTGAATCCTTTGTTAAGGATTATTTGAGGCAAGTCCTGGAGCTTCAAAATATCAAGAATATTAGCAACCAGGAAGATTATCCAACGGAACTTGAAAGTGGAAACATCAAAGCAGCCTTTCTTGAAATCCCATATCAGAAGGTGTTCCTTAGAGAGCACTGCAACCAGTATGTTGTAGCTGGTCCTAATTACAGATTTGGTGGACTAGCCTTTGTAAGTACACAATACAACTTTAAAATAACTACGCCATTTGCTACTTTTACATAATCTATACTTTGGATCTCGACTCATTTGCATAACTTGGCTAATGCTAATAGGTATTCCAGAAAGGCTCTCCGCTAGCTCGTGATGTATCTGAAGCCATACTGACTCTTACACAAGATGGTACGCTTAAGCGCTTGGAAGAACATTGGTTTGCTTTATCAAGGAATTGTGACAATGTTGATCCAGCTGATGAAACAGAAAGCCTCACCCTTGGGACAGCTAATGAAACAGAAAGCCTCACCCTTGGGAGCTTCTGGCTCTTATATCTAGTTTCTGGTGCAACATCTACTGTCTGTTTGctgttttatgtatataatttatttaGAAAATCCCCGCAACTGAGTGGAACATATCGTGACAAGATAGTTCATCCATCAACTGATCAAAGCTTCAGGACAAAGACAGCTGGAATTATACGGTATAACCAAAATGACAAGCCTTCAGTATCAGTAAGGAGAGTATCATCTGCTCGGGCAGCAGGGCTCGGGGTAGACGCGAGGGGGCATTCACGAAAGTGGCACTTGGTGAGTCCTTCAGATGCTTCACAAATTTTTGATGGATCTTCCCAGGATACTCAACTTGCTATTGAAATGGGGAATTCAAGGTCAGGGTGAAGTCGGATTTTTCAGAGTAACAAAATGTCAAAACATAGTAGCCTGTGTAGGTTTTCACTTTTCTACATTAACTTTTGTAGGTAACCATTGATTCCTCTGAACCAATCCAATGTAAAGGTTTCGATATAATAATAAATTGTAGAATAGAGTAGCAGAAAGCTAACTTTATGCAGTGGTGGAAGGTTATCTACTTCTTGTACTACAAACATTTACGCACTGAACGAGAGTCCTTTTTTAAGCAATCCGCAAGGGTGGTGCCTAGGGCtagttttttattaaaaaataaaagcgAACTCAAGAGAAGAGTACAAGCAAGGGGGCCTAAGCCTTAATTACCTTACTAATCTTATATCACATTGATGTCCAATCTCTGAAACCATTGACAGCACAGACAAACAGAGAAGTCTTTGTAATCTTTGATTCATTCTGAGAAGTCTTCCCCAATCCTGAGAGATCATTGTCCAAATCACAATTTCGTAGACCATAGAAGTTATTGGTAGCTCGAGAAAACTATGACGAACAGTATGTCTAGTGGTATCGGTTGATTTTGCAATAAAATATATGCAAGTTAGATTGTTGTTGTTTTCATTCTTTCAATCTCTTTGTCATTGAAATGAGACAGGTCTAAATGAAGCAACATGGATTGTGAGGACATATATAGCTAACCAGTAACCCCGAATAACTTAGGGTTGAGGCATAGTCATGGTTGTATAAGCTATTAGTCGCATTTGGAGCCTATCCAGCATGACAAAAATGATTGGACTCAACAGGAGGATACGTAATGTGTATCAGACGTTGCACTTTGTTGACAAAATTATCCAAAATTTGGCACTAATGCAACTGCCATTAACTTATAATGTAGTGGTACCAATGAAGGTCTATCAATACTATAAGTATAGGTTGGATTTAAACAAAAGCAATTGTTTTATGTGCTTTGCTATTGAGCCGCTGGGAAAAACCAAGGCATTCTGTCTCCCTTGAGGGTATGGCCTAGTTTGGATCAAGTCCGTATTGGTCGGTCCAGTTAATGAAACCCTTTTGACTTTTGTTCCGTCAGGTGACATAAAGCATTACTCCATAATCAAATTTAAAGACACTAGGAATGAATGTAATGGATGATATTttgacgcaaaaaaaaaaaaaaaaaaaaaaaaaaacatgttgatGACATTAGTGTTGACATAAGCATacaagttttgatgattgacaaaataaatgaacaaagattgtaaatCAGCTTTAGAGACTGTTGAGTAAATCGAGTGAGAATGGACTAGACACCGAAAAATGATAGACAAAGCTATTGAACAAGGTGGGTGAACTAGGTCTGGGGACATGATCTGCTAATTGTAGACAAACAAAACACATGAACACATGAACTGGGTCTGCAAATGTGTTCCAACACAGAGATAAGTGCAATGAATAGATCAAAGACATATATAGATACGCAGTGAATGAGTTGAATGAGATGTGTTCTTCGGAGTTCAGATACGCAGAGGTGTGTAAATACAAAGGACAGGGGAGAGAAGTGTCTGAGAACATAATGATCCACATGCAGTAAAAACAGGGGAAAGCAGGATGTgtgtcacgccctgaaccatggTCTGGGCATAACACGGCACTTGGGCCTTGCTtccatgtgtccgagcgaacctcatagCTTGCTTGttaacatgggcatcaaaacaacataatctatatgatgcaatttaaatgaatcatgaaaacataattgcggaataaagtcttgaagtaatctcatagcatgacatatcatgaaaacgtaatagtctgcaaacataaaagcacaaTTGACTCCGTgtactaacatctgtctatgaaacctctaaaacatatCTGAATACTAACtgccaggacatggccctggactaccataaactgaatactagtgcagactccatgttgaaccccgagagagttggggctcaccaataagctgataactgaggtgatactactgcgcaggtgtatgcttcttaaaatcggtatctgcactgCCCTCGAgcaaaaagggacgttagtacatggtgaatagtactagtatgtaaaacctgttgaaatgaagaacatggcacaatataggtataggacatgaactgaaacagAATATAACCTGGACATGAGCATGAGTAAAGTTTGAAAACAGTAAAATAatgaaaatacatgtatatataactgcttgtaatgtggggaatgctatagtataatcGACAACAtaatctggtacttgcgtcctactagcagaacactcacaccttgctagggatatgagatttaaataataataagcatgtaaggatccaaactgcataatgaaggtgttgcctccttgctgacaacccttatcttacggtggctacgtagtttcgggctttactgagccttctcggttaactaagcaaatcccaaaacATGTGAATTATCATGATAGCTTATGAgatcatggtttcatgagatacttgtcatagtcttgcaaacatgttcttaaTTCAtgaataatcataatcataatcataatcataatcataatcatatatGCTTATATAAttaacttgaaaacatgcttgtaacttgctagataaaatcatgaagcttcatataaacataatgagaacacatgaggaagaattcatgattcatggattaagctagggttcctaataaccataatggaagattaggaatacaataacgaatatagatacaaaattcatgttcataaatacatatatacgggctaccaatatgttgggtttaatgccctaggatttgaacttcatggaacgtagagattcccacacgtATATAGAAgttgagtccggagcctaaagggcataaaaatacacggtataaaccaaaagggaGCTGCCTTTTAAttatataccaaaacgggtataacgtggaggagtccacgttataccctaaattttatttttatttttgcattgTCAGAAAATcacagcaaaaaaaaaattaatggtataacgtggactgatcaacgttatacaaaattatttgtgtaacgtggatcagtccacgttataccattaatatatatttttctcccCAACGTTTCACAAAATAGTTTGTAAGACGTTGCCtatatttaaatcatattcggctgtgtttttaataaaaaaaattattgatttttttaatttttaaagcatatagataattttttgaaaataaatattttaacacatgcaataattaaatatgtgttatatatgcgaacataaataaaaaggtgttgaaaaggtgtccgaagtaagtttttttgaaaaaaaacttagtgtttgactgtaaggttattttagtcaactttatatgtcaagaaaattagtcagctttctTTTTAAAAACTGAAACCAcaaaagtgaaattgacattcacaactacattaccccgggatttttacgttgaaatctattgcgtatcatcatatt
Above is a genomic segment from Lycium barbarum isolate Lr01 chromosome 12, ASM1917538v2, whole genome shotgun sequence containing:
- the LOC132624924 gene encoding glutamate receptor 2.9-like, which gives rise to MSNFKPFPMIIFILEAFLFISFVTVKATANETIEIGAIIDINSRIGKEQKTAIDIAVKNYNHDKRKNKQLITVHFRNTSKDTIQVFFTAEELVEQNHVKMIVSGMQTWEETALVADIGKRRHVPVISSVIASYTPEFVQLKWPFLVQMTSSSLDQINCTARIVSSYQWRKVIVIYEDDMYDSSMLAVLTETLRNHGTEIEHQLILPQLSSLSDPREVVRREVVKLLRKQSRVFIVLRASISTAIHLFKQAKEIGLMGRDSAWILADSLADLLDSADTSFISSIQGALGIKNHYAEETKSFQDFKGQFQKIFQSDYPTEDHSEPGIHALKAYDSIAAFTKAVNTLGPKSFNDSVLLKNRILSSNFTGLSGHVSFVNGALPHPPTFRIVNVDGNRYKGLGFWSSKFGFSEVLEAENGERIGINGSRTMKSSMVKWPGELKRVPKGWAMPTDSKPLIIGVPGRTSFEKFVKVETVAETNEKKYSGFCIDLFKEVLKILEQNYSLPYEFEPYNGSYPDLVQQVINGSYDAIVGDMTILAERTKYVEFTQPFAESGLSMVVPVKFDRSEKALMFLKPFTANMWIATGAVLVYTMIVVWFMEHQSNPEFRGRWKDQLGTAMWFTFSSLFFAHRENIKSNYTKIVVIVWFFLVFVLTSSYTASLTSMLTVSRLEPSVKDIKWIKRTNATVGCDGESFVKDYLRQVLELQNIKNISNQEDYPTELESGNIKAAFLEIPYQKVFLREHCNQYVVAGPNYRFGGLAFVFQKGSPLARDVSEAILTLTQDGTLKRLEEHWFALSRNCDNVDPADETESLTLGTANETESLTLGSFWLLYLVSGATSTVCLLFYVYNLFRKSPQLSGTYRDKIVHPSTDQSFRTKTAGIIRYNQNDKPSVSVRRVSSARAAGLGVDARGHSRKWHLVSPSDASQIFDGSSQDTQLAIEMGNSRSG